CCAACTGCGTGCTCAACCTCGTGCGCGAAGACCACAAGCGCCAGATGTTCGCCGAGATGCACCGCGTTTTGAAGCGCGGCGGCCGCGTGGCGATTTCCGACATCGTCAGCGACGAGATCGTGCCCGAACACCTGCGCGCCGATCCCGATCTCTGGAGCGGCTGCATCTCCGGCGCATTCCAGGAACGCGAGTTCGTCCGCGCCTTCGAGGAAGCGGGTTTCTACGGCATCTCCATCGCCAAGCGCGACCAGCAGCCCTGGCAAACCGTGGAGGGAATCGAGTTTCGCTCCGTCACGGTGATCGCCTACAAGGGCAAGGAAGGCGAGTGCCTCGAGGCCAACCAGGCCGTGATCTACAACGGCCCTTTCCGCGAAGTGAGCGACGACGACGGCCACCGCTACGTGCGCGGCGAGCTGGTTGCCGTGTGCGAAAAGACCTTCAACATCCTCACCCACGATCCCTACGGCGGCTACTTCACCGCCATTGAGCCGCGCGAACCGGTCACCGAAAAAGAGAAGGCCCCGTTCCTGTGCAAGGGCTACGTGCTGCGCGATCCGCGCCAGCTCAAGGGCGCCGACTACAAGCTCACTACCGAGAACGCAGGCGCCTGCTGCGCACCCTCCGGTGATTCGGGCGGTGGGAGCGAAGGGAGCTGCTGCTGATGCCGGCCACCCAGCCCATTCAAGACATTGCGGTAGAGCCCTTTGCTGCGCGCGCCCGGCGCGAGTGCGGCGGCCCGCTGCGGCGCGGCGCGTTGGAGACGCTGCAGATCAACCTGGGCAAACTCTGCAACCAGACCTGCGCCCACTGCCACGTGGATGCGGGCCCGAACCGCACGGAAGTGATGACGCGCGAAACGGTCGATGCCTGCCTGGCGTTGCTCGACCGCGTGGGCGCAACGACGGTGGATCTTACCGGCGGCGCGCCCGAGCTCAATCCGAACTTTCGCTACCTGGTTGAGGAGTGCACCCGTCGCGGCGTGCGCGTCATGGACCGCTGCAACCTGACCGTACTCTTCGAGCCCGGGCAGGAAGGGCTCGCAGAGTTCCTGGCCCGGCACAAGGTCGAGATCGTCAGTTCGCTGCCCTGTTACAGCGAGGACAACGTCGACAAGCAGCGCGGCCGCGGCGTGTTCGAGAAATCCATCCTCGCCCTGCAAAAGCTCAACGCCCTGGGTTACGGACGGGAAGGCTCGGGGCTCATTTTGAACCTGGTCTACAACCCGGTCGGCGCCCATCTGCCGCCGCCGCAGGTGAAGCTGCGCGCCGACTACCGCCGCGAGCTCAGCGAGCACTTCGACATCGTCTTCAACGACCTGTTCACCATCACCAACATGCCCATTGCGCGCTACGCCCGCTTTCTCGAAGTTACCGGGGAGCTCGGCGCCTACATGGAGCTGCTGGCGGCGTCCTTCAATCCCGCCAACGCGGCCGGCCTGATGTGCCGGAGCACCCTGAGCGTGGGTTGGGACGGGCGACTCTACGACTGCGACTTCAACCAGATGCTGGAGATCCCCGCCGCCGGCGCGCGCGCCGTGC
This Chrysiogenia bacterium DNA region includes the following protein-coding sequences:
- a CDS encoding methyltransferase → NCVLNLVREDHKRQMFAEMHRVLKRGGRVAISDIVSDEIVPEHLRADPDLWSGCISGAFQEREFVRAFEEAGFYGISIAKRDQQPWQTVEGIEFRSVTVIAYKGKEGECLEANQAVIYNGPFREVSDDDGHRYVRGELVAVCEKTFNILTHDPYGGYFTAIEPREPVTEKEKAPFLCKGYVLRDPRQLKGADYKLTTENAGACCAPSGDSGGGSEGSCC
- the arsS gene encoding arsenosugar biosynthesis radical SAM protein ArsS (Some members of this family are selenoproteins.), yielding MPATQPIQDIAVEPFAARARRECGGPLRRGALETLQINLGKLCNQTCAHCHVDAGPNRTEVMTRETVDACLALLDRVGATTVDLTGGAPELNPNFRYLVEECTRRGVRVMDRCNLTVLFEPGQEGLAEFLARHKVEIVSSLPCYSEDNVDKQRGRGVFEKSILALQKLNALGYGREGSGLILNLVYNPVGAHLPPPQVKLRADYRRELSEHFDIVFNDLFTITNMPIARYARFLEVTGELGAYMELLAASFNPANAAGLMCRSTLSVGWDGRLYDCDFNQMLEIPAAGARAVQDLAEDPEGAEIAVADHCYGCTAGAGSSCGGALS